The following proteins are encoded in a genomic region of Diabrotica virgifera virgifera chromosome 1, PGI_DIABVI_V3a:
- the LOC114326278 gene encoding collagen alpha-2(IV) chain — protein sequence MIGHGLGFLVVAIGILGSVTGQFLSNYPAENRTGLFGRHSRIGYGGRGYEAENLEEKSEDAFPLDEDDEYDDNLRGDLSDDGDNGDNGEDDDYISPDDFARGYDTTGSYNPGRADDYTTTAPEGGESRAGSYPDPRSNPADPRYDPRYDRRHPNYDERLDPSSDRYDARFDPSSPSYDPRTAQYGPQYRTNSGSSGSQYNTITGSVSTSGTAGGGQYGPGGQPSGSSYPGNSQSGSSYGSGSQSGGSYSSGSQSGGSSPNAGAPYAPSPQGGSYYNAGSSSQSGSSYSSGSQSGGSSSPNSGAPYPPSSQGSSYYNSGSSSQSGSSYGSNPYGTSTGSASASGSISGSSQGSGYSTNYGSSSQSGGSYSSGGSFRQGSQSGGGAYGSGSYNESRSRSGGYGSRVTSSRRQYSDSYDVFDSPKAGVDKFLPKCFAEKGARGTPGTPGLPGEKGQRGYPGGEGIAGDKGDKGETGPIGPRGPKGERGKTGVPGFPGLHGIPGVMGPPGSPGIPGTDGCNGTDGLSGIDGHPGEPGPRGLPGISGIKGEKGEAAHCEITLKGQKGEPGRDGVTGPAGNPGPPGQTGLPGPQGDHGSSGPRGPPGTKGQKGTPGLGFYGPKGDKGIVGPRGQKGEPADGHHELNQTALIGPRGEKGMQGDRGDYGVSGQKGEPGPEGDYGLPGTIGMKGEKGLPGAPGPRGRDGFAGPPGPPGQKGDRGLTGLSGLPGQHGPKGEPGRDGPTGQIGLPGPQGKPGGGKGYPGPPGPPGPRGYPGLAGPKGVDGFPGLRGERGPQGPVGGPGLAGTPGPEGIPGEKGRQGDSGASGLPGHDGPRGFPGPPGPQGPRGFTGEKGATIPGQRGDDGESGRDGLKGQKGEKGFPGAIGVPGDALNGIPGLPGPVGPQGEKGNAGRPGAHGAPGTPGDKGDRGGQCINCIPGARGDKGDRGFDGRDGPPGPRGPPGPPGFVGPAGSNGLPGRDGPPGNPGKPGSDGVPGDQGLPGINAQVPVDLVKAEKGEKGNRGIDGLPGASGPIGRPGLKGDMGLMGRQGEKGDRGFKGFPGLDGRNGEPGIPGNKGQKGDSIIGEPGYQGEPGDKGDVGNPGDRGPQGLPGNCPESIIAQMKGNQGPKGDKGEKGFTGRDGTKGDKGDQGFTGPSGPIGPTGPPGPVGRRGLPGQRGDKGEKGPMGFPGDRGRDGSPGLPGLSGGKGTKGEAGIPSVGPSGPPGPIGEPGEKGLPGFPGKPGPRGNDGFPGLMGEKGDVGSPGLNGLTGPAGQKGEPGPIGPPGIDGREGSPGYPGAKGELGPRGQPGRPGLQGFPGLKGEAGFPGATGQKGFKGTIGMPGTPGQPGMDGLPGRIGEKGERGFQGAPGPQGLIGMPGEKGFSGEKGDLGPFGPPGLPGSPGPIGDKGQSGYPGNPGRKGEPGTASEKGQKGEHGMPGLRGADGLPGLQGLPGDKGIAGTPGRSIVGAKGDKGDQGPSGLDGLAGIQGEKGDAGTPGFPGVKGDRGYPGEQGAPGMDGFPGTNGEKGDRGFAGAPGFTGEKGDRGLSGLDGYEGQKGERGRPGSTGPFGEPGEKGDVGETGPPGPLVQIKGDKGEPGPFGLEGRQGEKGDRGFSGAIGLRGEKGDVGFPGVKGNLGSPGRPGAKGERGLSGVAGLPGLTIKGEKGLPGIPGKNGREGIPGTPGQIGEPGLPGLDGRQGPPGPPGPLGLQGQKGDRGFDGAPGPQGPTGPPGQPGLEGAPGQRGDKGERGNPGAFGAPGQKGDRGQTGLQGISGYPGEKGDRGYDGTPGIEGPMGPPGLKGDAGIPGQSGRPGIPGQKGDKGERALQGGPGPKGDRGFPGNPGLPGERGPAGLDGIPGVHGQKGDKGERGFTGIAGSPGLQGEKGDIGIEGAIGLQGSIGDIGPKGEPGASCVDVPDYLTGSLLVRHSQSKEVPSCERGHIQLWEGYSLLYVEGNEKAHTQDLGYAGSCIRKFSTMPFVFCDVNNVCNYASRNDKSYWLSTSAAIPMMPVEESQIEEYISRCVVCEAPASVIAVHSQSLALPECPYGWSSLWIGYSFVMHTAAGAEGGGQSLSSPGSCLEDFRATPFIECNGAQGSCHYFANTLSFWLATIDNNQQFQKPQKQTLKAGNVRDRISRCQVCIRNT from the exons GGGAGACCTTAGTGATGACGGTGATAACGGTGACAACGGTGAGGACGATGACTACATAAGTCCGGATGATTTTGCACGTGGATACGACACTACCGGTTCGTACAATCCAGGCCGCGCCGACGACTATACAACAACTGCTCCTGAAGGCGGAGAAAGCAGAGCTGGGTCGTATCCTGATCCAAGGTCTAATCCCGCAGACCCTCGCTACGATCCCAGATACGATCGTAGACATCCAAACTACGACGAGAGACTAGATCCAAGCAGTGACAG GTATGATGCCCGTTTTGATCCCAGTAGTCCCAGCTATGATCCAAGGACTGCACAGTACGGCCCACAATATCGGACAAATTCAGGATCATCTGGATCACAATATAATACGATAACTGGATCAGTTTCAACTTCAGGAACAGCAGGTGGAGGACAATACGGTCCAGGTGGGCAACCATCTGGCTCTTCTTATCCAGGCAATTCACAATCTGGCAGTTCTTACGGTTCTGGTTCTCAGTCGGGAGGTTCTTACAGTTCTGGTTCACAATCAGGAGGGTCAAGTCCAAATGCCGGAGCTCCTTATGCCCCAAGTCCGCAAGGAGGAAGCTATTACAATGCCGGTTCTAGTTCTCAATCAGGCAGTTCTTACAGTTCTGGTTCACAATCGGGAGGTTCCTCAAGCCCAAATTCTGGAGCACCTTATCCTCCAAGTTCGCAAGGATCAAGCTATTACAATTCTGGTTCTAGTTCTCAATCAGGTAGTTCGTATGGATCAAATCCTTATGGAACTAGTACTGGATCAGCTTCCGCATCAGGATCTATTTCAGGATCAAGTCAAGGTTCAGGTTATTCAACAAATTATGGTTCTAGTTCACAATCAGGAGGAAGTTACTCTTCAGGAGGATCGTTTCGGCAAGGCTCACAATCAGGAG gAGGCGCATACGGATCTGGTTCTTACAACGAGTCCCGATCAAGGTCAGGAGGCTACGGTTCAAGAGTAACAAGCAGTAGAAGACAATATTCAGACAGCTACGATGTCTTCGATTCACCAAAAGCTGGCGTTGATAAATTTTTACCAAAGTGTTTTGCGGAAAAAGGTGCCAGA GGTACACCAGGAACACCGGGTTTACCTGGTGAAAAAGGACAAAGAGGTTATCCAGGAGGTGAAGGTATAGCCGGAGATAAAGGAGATAAAGGAGAAACTGGTCCTATTGGTCCTAGAGGTCCAAAAGGAGAACGTGGTAAAACCGGAGTTCCTGGTTTTCCTGGTCTACACGGAATTCCTGGAGTAATGGGACCACCTGGATCCCCCGGTATACCTGGTACTGATGGTTGTAACGGAACTGAT GGTCTTTCCGGTATAGATGGTCATCCTGGGGAGCCCGGACCACGTGGTTTACCAGGTATCTCTGGTATTAAAGGAGAAAAGGGAGAAGCAGCTCATTGTGAAATTACATTGAAAGGACAGAAAGGGGAACCTGGACGAGATGGAGTTACAGGTCCTGCTGGTAATCCTGGGCCTCCAGGTCAAACTGGTCTTCCCGGGCCACAAGGAGATCATGGATCAAGT GGTCCTAGAGGTCCACCTGGTACTAAAGGTCAGAAAGGAACACCCGGTCTTGGATTCTACGGTCCTAAAGGAGACAAAGGTATCGTGGGACCTCGAGGTCAAAAAGGAGAACCTGCGGATGGACATCACGAACTTAACCAAACTGCTTTAATTGGACCAAGAGGTGAAAAGGGTATGCAAGGGGACCGAGGAGATTATGGAGTCTCAGGACAAAAAGGAGAACCGGGTCCTGAAGGAGACTATGGTCTACCTGGAACTATTGGTATGAAGGGAGAAAAGGGCTTGCCAGGTGCTCCAGGTCCAAGA GGACGTGACGGATTTGCTGGTCCACCAGGTCCTCCAGGTCAAAAAGGAGATAGAGGATTGACGGGTCTTTCAGGTTTACCAGGACAACATGGACCAAAGGGAGAACCGGGAAGGGACGGACCTACAGGCCAAATAGGTCTTCCAGGTCCGCAAGGAAAACCGGGAGGAGGAAAAGGATATCCAGGTCCACCTGGTCCCCCTGGACCAAGAGGTTATCCTGGGCTAGCTGGTCCTAAAGGTGTAGATGGATTCCCAGGCTTACGGGGGGAAAGAGGTCCTCAGGGACCAGTAGGTGGTCCAGGTCTAGCAGGCACACCTGGACCTGAAGGAATTCCCGGGGAGAAAGGTCGGCAGGGAGATTCTGGAGCTTCAGGTTTACCTGGACATGACGGTCCCAGAGGTTTTCCAGGACCTCCCGGTCCACAGGGACCTAGGGGGTTCACTGGTGAAAAAGGAGCAACGATACCG GGTCAAAGAGGAGATGATGGGGAATCAGGACGCGATGGTCTTAAGGGACAAAAGGGAGAAAAAGGTTTTCCTGGAGCAATAGGTGTACCTGGAGACGCTTTAAATGGCATACCAGGGTTACCAGGTCCTGTCGGACCACAGGGAGAGAAGGGTAATGCAGGACGACCAGGAGCACATGGAGCACCAGGTACGCCAGGAGATAAAGGAGATAGAGGTGGCCAATGTATTAATTGTATACCTGGTGCTAGAGGGGACAAAGGGGACAGAGGTTTCGATGGTAGAGATGGACCCCCAGGACCAAGAGGACCTCCTGGACCACCAGGATTTGTTGGACCAGCTGGTTCGAATGGATTACCCGGTCGAGATGGACCACCTGGCAATCCC gGTAAACCCGGAAGTGATGGCGTTCCTGGAGACCAAGGTCTACCTGGTATTAATGCTCAAGTTCCAGTTGATCTAGTTAAAGCCGAAAAGGGTGAGAAAGGTAACAGAGGTATAGACGGTTTACCGGGAGCATCAGGCCCTATTGGAAGACCAGGACTGAAGGGAGACATGGGTCTAATGGGACGGCAAGGTGAAAAGGGTGATAGGGGATTCAAAGGGTTCCCTGGTTTAGACGGAAGAAATGGAGAACCTGGAATTCCTGGTAATAAAGGACAAAAGGGTGATAGTATAATAGGAGAACCTGGATATCAGGGTGAACCCGGAGATAAAGGAGATGTAGGAAATCCAGGAGACCGAGGTCCTCAAGGTCTTCCTGGAAATTGTCCGGAAAGTATTATCGCACAAATGAAAGGAAACCAAGGACCCAAAGGTGACAAAGGAGAAAAAGGATTTACAGGACGCGATGGAACAAAAGGAGATAAGGGTGATCAAGGATTTACGGGACCCTCGGGACCTATAGGACCTACTGGTCCCCCTGGGCCTGTTGGTAGAAGAGGTTTGCCTGGCCAAAGAGGAGACAAAGGAGAGAAAGGACCAATGGGTTTCCCTGGAGATCGTGGAAGAGATGGTTCTCCAGGACTCCCTGGTCTTTCAGGTGGTAAAGGTACTAAAGGAGAAGCAGGTATACCATCGGTAGGACCTTCTGGTCCACCTGGTCCTATTGGTGAACCAGGAGAAAAAGGATTACCTGGGTTCCCAGGTAAACCTGGTCCTAGGGGTAATGACGGATTTCCGGGATTAATGGGAGAGAAAGGAGATGTTGGTTCTCCAGGATTGAATGGACTGACGGGCCCAGCGGGTCAAAAAGGAGAACCTGGACCTATTGGACCTCCAGGTATTGATGGACGTGAAGGAAGCCCTGGATATCCAGGCGCCAAGGGAGAATTAGGTCCTAGGGGACAACCAGGACGGCCAGGTTTACAAGGTTTCCCAGGTTTAAAAGGAGAAGCAGGATTCCCTGGTGCCACTGGTCAAAAAGGATTTAAGGGAACTATAGGAATGCCCGGCACTCCTGGACAGCCAG GTATGGATGGTCTACCCGGAAGAATAGGAGAAAAGGGAGAACGTGGATTCCAAGGGGCCCCAGGACCTCAAGGATTAATTGGAATGCCTGGCGAAAAAGGTTTCTCGGGCGAAAAAGGTGATCTTGGTCCATTTGGTCCCCCAGGTTTACCAGGATCCCCTGGACCTATAGGCGATAAAGGTCAATCTGGTTACCCAGGTAACCCAGGAAGAAAAGGAGAACCAGGAACTGCATCCGAAAAGGGACAAAAAGGAGAACACGGCATGCCAGGTTTAAGAGGAGCTGATGGTTTACCGGGATTACAAGGATTGCCTGGAGATAAAGGTATTGCAGGTACACCAGGAAGGAGTATTGTCGGTGCTAAAGGTGATAAAGGTGACCAAGGACCTTCTGGTTTAGATGGTTTAGCAGGAATACAAGGAGAAAAGGGTGATGCCGGAACCCCAGGTTTCCCTGGAGTGAAAGGAGATAGGGGTTACCCAGGTGAACAAGGAGCACCAGGAATGGACGGTTTTCCAGGAACCAATGGAGAAAAAGGTGATAGAGGATTTGCAGGAGCGCCCGGTTTTACAGGAGAGAAAGGAGACCGAGGTTTGTCAGGTCTTGATGGATATGAAGGACAAAAAGGTGAAAGAGGCCGACCAGGTTCCACCGGACCCTTCGGCGAACCAGGAGAAAAAGGTGACGTAGGAGAAACAGGTCCTCCGGGTCCGTTGGTGCAAATTAAAGGAGATAAAGGAGAACCAGGACCTTTTGGATTGGAAGGCAGACAGGGTGAAAAAGGAGACCGTGGATTCTCTGGAGCTATTGGTCTACGAGGAGAGAAAGGGGATGTAGGTTTCCCTGGTGTTAAAGGAAATCTTGGTAGCCCAGGGCGTCCAGGAGCTAAAG GTGAACGAGGTCTTTCTGGGGTAGCTGGATTACCAGGGTTGACAATCAAGGGGGAGAAAGGTTTGCCTGGAATACCTGGCAAAAACGGAAGAGAAGGTATACCTGGCACCCCAGGGCAAATTGGTGAACCAGGATTGCCAGGTTTGGACGGCAGACAAGGACCACCTGGTCCACCAGGTCCACTGGGTCTTCAAGGGCAGAAGGGAGATCGAGGTTTTGATGGAGCTCCAGGACCACAAGGGCCAACCGGGCCCCCAGGACAGCCAGGATTAGAAGGCGCCCCTGGACAACGAGGTGATAAGGGAGAAAGAGGTAACCCCGGTGCTTTCGGAGCTCCGGGACAAAAGGGAGATCGTGGACAAACAGGATTGCAAGGAATCTCAGGCTATCCGGGAGAAAAAGGAGACAGAGGTTACGATGGAACGCCTGGAATTGAAGGACCAATGGGACCACCTGGTCTTAAAGGAGATGCTGGTATTCCAGGACAATCTGGAAGACCGGGTATTCCAGGTCAAAAGGGTGACAAAGGAGAGCGTGCACTTCAAGGAGGTCCAGGTCCAAAAGGAGATAGAGGTTTTCCTGGAAATCCTGGGTTACCAGGAGAGAGGGGACCTGCAGGTCTCGACGGAATACCAGGAGTTCACGGACAAAAGGGAGACAAAGGTGAGAGAGGATTCACTGGTATTGCCGGATCGCCTGGATTACAAGGAGAAAAAGGTGATATAGGTATCGAAGGAGCAATAGGACTTCAAGGTTCTATCGGTGATATCGGTCCAAAAGGTGAACCTGGTGCTTCTTGCGTTGATGTCCCTGATTATCTCACTGGTTCTTTACTGGTTAGACACAGTCAAAGTAAAGAAGTTCCAAGCTGCGAACGTGGTCATATCCAATTGTGGGAAGGTTATTCCTTACTATACGTTGAGGGCAATGAAAAGGCTCATACTCAAGACTTAGGTTACGCTGGCTCCTGTATAAGGAAGTTCTCAACGATGCCATTTGTGTTCTGTGATGTTAATAACGTCTGTAACTACGCAAGTAGAAACGATAAATCCTACTGGCTCTCCACCAGTGCAGCTATACCAATGATGCCCGTAGAGGAATCGCAGATTGAGGAGTATATTTCAAGATGTGTCGTATGTGAAGCACCTGCCAGTGTCATTGCCGTGCACAGTCAATCTCTAGCACTTCCAGAATGCCCATACGGATGGAGTTCCTTATGGATCGGCTACAGTTTTGTAATG CACACTGCAGCCGGAGCCGAAGGTGGAGGTCAATCTCTTTCCAGTCCCGGTTCATGTTTAGAGGACTTCAGGGCCACACCGTTCATCGAATGTAACGGTGCTCAAGGATCATGTCACTATTTTGCCAACACCCTTAGTTTCTGGCTCGCGACCATCGACAACAACCAACAATTCCAGAAACCTCAGAAACAGACACTCAAAGCAGGAAATGTCAGAGACAGAATCAGTAGATGCCAAGTTTGCATAAGAAACACATAG